From the Phreatobacter oligotrophus genome, one window contains:
- a CDS encoding septal ring lytic transglycosylase RlpA family protein translates to MSNRTRLAALCTALFAVSPVAPGITTARADGVGLASWYQLPGRTACGGRHNPEAMTAAHRSYPCGSKITVTNLANGRSAVLTVVDRGPFVRGRIVDVSRGAARQIGLINRGVGRVRIARH, encoded by the coding sequence ATGTCCAACCGAACGCGCCTCGCGGCGCTGTGCACGGCGCTTTTTGCCGTTTCTCCCGTCGCCCCTGGCATCACGACCGCCAGGGCCGACGGCGTCGGCCTGGCCTCCTGGTACCAGCTTCCCGGCCGCACCGCCTGTGGCGGTCGGCACAATCCGGAAGCGATGACCGCGGCCCACCGCTCCTATCCCTGCGGGTCGAAGATCACCGTCACCAATCTCGCCAACGGCCGCTCGGCGGTCCTGACGGTCGTCGACCGCGGCCCCTTCGTCCGCGGCCGAATCGTCGATGTCTCGCGCGGCGCGGCGCGGCAGATCGGGCTCATCAACCGGGGCGTGGGGCGGGTACGCATCGCGCGGCACTGA